A stretch of the Vibrio gazogenes genome encodes the following:
- a CDS encoding alkaline phosphatase — protein sequence MKNNHLLLASGLMASLVGCTSTDQTSQMNTPQKNDAWFVQAQQQIAKAKANKPIAKPAKNVILFVGDGMSVGTITAARIYEGQRRGMQGEEYQLAMEQLPYVALSKTYNTDAQTPDSAGTASAMVTGVKTKQGIISVDDNVQRGFCNTQIGHEAKTAWEMAAEKGLSVGVVSTARITHATPATTYAHSADRNWENDSKLPNIAKNQGCIDIAQQLINFNGGKGMDVVFGGGRREFLPATMVDPEGKKGKRKDGRNLISEWQAKHPDAKYVYDKTGFDALNDHTKQAFGLFESSHMKYEADRRDGEPSVAEMTAKAIDILSKNKEGYLLMVEAGRIDHAHHAGNAARALIDTVAYDDAIKAALDKTNPEDTLIIVTADHAHTLISNGYADRGNPILGLSKRNGQYNVDDYGKRYTTLSYGNGPGAVKGARSNPTEKEVLDLDYRQQSLVRLSSETHSGEDVAIFARGPEAYLFQGAVEQNYIFHVMNEALSLTK from the coding sequence GTGAAAAATAACCATCTTTTATTAGCCAGTGGACTGATGGCGTCACTGGTCGGTTGTACTTCAACCGATCAAACGTCTCAAATGAATACACCGCAAAAGAACGATGCTTGGTTTGTTCAAGCTCAGCAACAAATTGCTAAAGCAAAAGCAAATAAGCCCATCGCTAAACCAGCTAAGAATGTCATTCTATTCGTTGGCGACGGCATGAGTGTCGGCACGATCACCGCCGCTCGAATCTATGAGGGACAACGGCGCGGTATGCAGGGCGAAGAGTATCAGCTCGCAATGGAGCAGTTACCTTACGTCGCACTCTCTAAAACTTACAATACTGATGCCCAAACACCTGATTCAGCAGGTACTGCAAGTGCAATGGTCACTGGGGTTAAAACCAAACAAGGCATTATCAGTGTTGATGACAACGTTCAAAGAGGCTTTTGTAATACCCAAATCGGCCACGAAGCCAAAACGGCTTGGGAAATGGCAGCAGAGAAAGGATTGTCCGTGGGTGTAGTTTCAACGGCACGCATTACCCATGCAACACCAGCAACCACTTACGCTCATTCAGCCGATCGTAACTGGGAAAATGACTCAAAACTCCCAAACATTGCTAAAAACCAAGGTTGTATTGATATCGCACAGCAACTGATCAATTTCAACGGTGGTAAAGGCATGGATGTGGTTTTTGGTGGTGGGCGTCGCGAGTTCTTACCAGCCACAATGGTTGACCCAGAAGGTAAGAAAGGTAAGCGCAAAGATGGCCGTAACCTGATTTCAGAATGGCAGGCAAAACACCCAGATGCCAAATACGTTTATGACAAAACAGGGTTTGATGCGCTGAATGATCATACCAAACAAGCCTTTGGCCTGTTTGAAAGCAGCCATATGAAGTATGAAGCTGACCGTAGAGACGGTGAACCATCCGTTGCAGAAATGACCGCGAAAGCGATTGATATTCTGTCCAAAAATAAAGAAGGCTATCTGCTGATGGTTGAAGCCGGACGTATCGATCACGCCCATCACGCTGGCAATGCAGCCCGGGCCCTGATTGATACCGTTGCTTATGATGATGCAATCAAAGCAGCATTAGACAAAACCAACCCTGAAGACACACTTATCATTGTGACCGCAGACCATGCACACACTTTAATTTCAAATGGTTATGCTGATCGCGGCAACCCGATTCTTGGTCTGTCAAAAAGAAACGGTCAGTACAACGTTGATGATTACGGTAAACGTTATACCACGCTGTCATACGGCAATGGGCCGGGAGCTGTCAAAGGTGCTCGTTCTAACCCCACAGAAAAAGAAGTATTAGATCTAGACTACCGGCAGCAATCGCTGGTGAGACTGTCCTCTGAAACCCACTCTGGGGAAGATGTAGCGATTTTCGCTCGCGGTCCTGAAGCTTATCTTTTTCAGGGTGCTGTAGAACAAAACTATATCTTCCATGTGATGAATGAAGCGTTGAGTTTAACCAAGTAA
- a CDS encoding DUF3299 domain-containing protein — protein MIERNTIWFLFFLVGLGLLSDSVSAQTRQQSVMTLSWEDLIPEGEQHPDPPVRATPIDHDNDTPPQLKIGGVRHDLDGKRVRIPGFVIPLEGDDKTVTEFLLVPFLGACIHVPPPPPNQIIYVKFEHGAPIRQLWDIVYVVGQLKTETMNLDLGETGYVLYGQDLDDYESDG, from the coding sequence ATGATTGAAAGAAATACGATTTGGTTTTTGTTTTTCTTGGTTGGGTTAGGTTTATTGTCTGATAGTGTCAGTGCGCAGACTCGGCAACAATCAGTCATGACATTATCATGGGAAGACTTGATTCCCGAGGGAGAACAGCATCCTGATCCACCGGTCCGTGCGACACCCATTGACCATGACAATGATACGCCACCCCAGTTGAAAATAGGGGGTGTCCGGCACGACTTGGATGGAAAAAGAGTGAGAATCCCGGGATTTGTCATTCCACTGGAGGGAGACGATAAAACAGTGACCGAGTTTCTGTTGGTCCCATTTCTCGGTGCATGTATTCATGTGCCGCCACCGCCTCCGAATCAGATTATTTATGTCAAATTTGAGCATGGGGCGCCGATCCGGCAGTTATGGGATATTGTTTATGTTGTCGGTCAGCTCAAAACAGAAACAATGAATCTGGATCTGGGAGAAACGGGCTACGTATTGTATGGGCAAGATCTCGATGACTATGAGTCAGACGGATGA
- a CDS encoding class I SAM-dependent DNA methyltransferase: MAKDWDELATAWESDQVNRELTEKVFAELTKNIHLEGKHILDFGCGTGLLSELMSPQARSVVALDSSEAMIEELDKKELTNVEPVVDALTRGLVAQHPAFRKQFDLVVAVSVCEFLPHLAESLEIIYSLLNQGSTFIHWDWIIDDEDRTSGLGMVEMQDELIQAGFAQVNVTQVFKVKTARGVMSVMMGVAVK; this comes from the coding sequence ATGGCGAAGGATTGGGATGAACTCGCTACGGCTTGGGAATCTGATCAGGTCAATAGAGAGCTGACAGAAAAAGTATTTGCTGAATTAACAAAGAATATTCATTTGGAAGGCAAACACATTCTGGATTTCGGATGTGGAACTGGCTTGTTAAGTGAGTTGATGTCGCCACAAGCTCGTTCGGTTGTTGCATTGGATTCATCAGAGGCCATGATCGAAGAGCTCGATAAAAAAGAACTGACAAATGTTGAGCCTGTTGTTGACGCTTTGACGAGAGGGCTCGTTGCTCAGCATCCAGCTTTTCGTAAACAGTTTGATTTGGTGGTTGCCGTCTCTGTGTGTGAATTTTTACCTCATTTGGCGGAATCTTTAGAGATTATTTATTCGCTGCTTAATCAGGGGAGTACATTTATTCACTGGGACTGGATCATTGATGATGAGGACCGTACATCAGGCTTAGGTATGGTTGAAATGCAGGATGAGTTAATTCAGGCGGGTTTTGCTCAGGTGAACGTTACTCAGGTCTTTAAGGTTAAAACTGCACGCGGCGTCATGTCTGTTATGATGGGAGTTGCGGTTAAATAA
- a CDS encoding thermostable hemolysin has product MQAALRNSSMKLEMISETHPMRHQVERYIAERYSYAFDANIEQFMPLFLALLLGEDIQSICGYRAASEAPLFLEQYLDLAAEKAVSEAFAQPIERTTLIEFGQLASFSKGISPFHFYLIAQRLVEMGYQWCICTVTDPLYALMKRLGLNPVVIAQADAQRVNNAAQWGRYYQLRPRIVAGDLQQSLAHLKRYWLTKGIGIE; this is encoded by the coding sequence ATGCAGGCAGCACTACGCAATTCTTCAATGAAATTAGAGATGATTAGCGAGACGCATCCAATGCGTCATCAGGTTGAACGGTATATAGCCGAAAGATATTCATATGCATTTGATGCCAATATTGAGCAATTCATGCCACTGTTTTTAGCATTGTTACTGGGAGAGGATATTCAGTCCATTTGTGGTTATCGAGCCGCCTCTGAAGCCCCGTTATTTCTGGAGCAATATCTGGACTTGGCCGCTGAAAAGGCAGTTTCTGAGGCTTTTGCCCAGCCGATTGAGCGTACGACGCTGATTGAATTCGGACAACTGGCTTCATTTTCCAAAGGGATATCACCATTTCATTTTTATCTGATCGCACAACGCTTGGTTGAGATGGGATACCAGTGGTGTATCTGTACGGTCACGGATCCGCTGTATGCACTGATGAAGCGCTTAGGACTTAACCCTGTCGTGATTGCTCAAGCGGATGCTCAACGAGTCAATAATGCAGCGCAGTGGGGGCGCTATTACCAGCTTCGTCCCCGGATTGTCGCTGGCGATCTGCAACAAAGTCTGGCCCATCTGAAGCGTTATTGGTTGACTAAAGGTATCGGTATAGAGTGA
- a CDS encoding AMP-binding protein gives MSGTILSALFSHATQRPDAIAFIGQNTLGEPETLTFQQLSEQVCHYAGVFSDLQSRCVAIYAENSLSWLIADLAAMYAQIPCVPLPKFFSPAQIEHVLSLTGTDTLIYDQPLQGFESCGELQECAIGRRSALNQTSKHSRSVHGGILPGTVKITFTSGSTGQPKGVCLSQQNLDQVTSSLAQEMAKQRDLEKHLVMLPLSTLLENITGVYVPLVLGLTSVVLNGASVGLQGSSQFSPEQFAGALMTYQPHSLVLTPALLHALIAVTHHLPQLAASLQFVAVGGARVTPQTLAEAHHLGLPVYEGYGLSECGSVVSLNTPGANSPGTAGKILPHAEVRITDDGEILVRGAVALGYINQPLASEWVETGDLGYVDEQGFLSVQGRKKNQIITGFGRNISPEWIESESQQWDALRSLIVVGEAKDRLMGVVLSQDVEKVTAAIVALNRQLPDYAHVCQVLLVLSPQEYRALLTANGRPKRHLVEEQVNLWSNDIASFENIIKRIDLSFEH, from the coding sequence ATGAGTGGAACCATATTATCTGCATTATTTTCCCATGCGACCCAGCGTCCGGATGCCATTGCATTTATCGGTCAGAATACGCTTGGTGAACCAGAGACACTGACGTTTCAACAACTGTCTGAACAAGTGTGCCATTATGCTGGTGTATTCAGCGACTTACAGTCACGTTGTGTCGCTATCTATGCAGAGAACAGCTTGTCCTGGCTGATTGCCGATTTAGCTGCAATGTATGCACAAATTCCTTGTGTGCCACTGCCTAAATTTTTTAGTCCTGCCCAGATTGAACACGTTCTCTCTCTTACGGGGACAGACACGCTTATCTATGACCAGCCTTTGCAAGGATTTGAGTCTTGTGGTGAGCTGCAAGAGTGCGCCATTGGGCGGCGTTCAGCACTCAACCAGACATCTAAACATTCTCGCAGTGTTCACGGGGGAATTCTTCCGGGGACAGTCAAAATTACGTTTACCTCGGGGTCTACCGGGCAGCCGAAAGGGGTATGTTTGAGCCAGCAGAACCTCGATCAGGTGACTTCGAGTCTGGCGCAGGAGATGGCTAAACAACGTGACTTAGAAAAACATCTGGTGATGTTGCCATTATCCACATTGCTGGAAAATATCACTGGCGTGTATGTCCCCTTAGTGCTTGGTTTGACATCGGTGGTATTGAATGGTGCATCTGTCGGGCTGCAGGGCTCTAGCCAGTTTTCTCCGGAGCAATTTGCAGGTGCATTGATGACATACCAGCCTCATTCGCTGGTACTGACACCGGCGCTGTTGCATGCATTGATCGCTGTAACTCATCACCTTCCTCAACTTGCCGCGTCGCTTCAGTTTGTTGCTGTCGGTGGTGCCCGAGTCACGCCACAAACATTGGCTGAAGCCCACCACTTAGGGTTGCCGGTGTATGAAGGGTACGGGTTATCTGAATGTGGTTCGGTCGTTAGTCTGAATACACCGGGTGCCAATAGCCCCGGCACCGCAGGAAAAATTCTGCCCCATGCTGAAGTGCGGATTACAGATGATGGTGAGATTCTCGTCAGAGGTGCTGTTGCACTCGGGTATATCAATCAGCCTTTGGCTTCAGAATGGGTTGAGACCGGTGATCTGGGCTATGTTGATGAGCAGGGCTTTTTATCGGTTCAGGGGAGAAAGAAAAATCAGATCATTACTGGATTTGGCCGCAATATTTCTCCCGAATGGATTGAGTCGGAAAGCCAACAATGGGATGCCCTGCGAAGCCTGATTGTTGTCGGTGAAGCCAAGGATCGACTCATGGGGGTTGTTCTGTCTCAGGATGTGGAAAAAGTGACGGCTGCAATTGTCGCGTTGAACCGTCAGTTGCCGGATTATGCGCATGTTTGTCAGGTGCTCTTGGTTTTATCACCGCAAGAATACCGAGCATTGCTGACGGCAAATGGACGCCCTAAACGGCATCTGGTTGAAGAACAGGTTAACTTGTGGAGCAACGATATTGCGTCCTTTGAGAACATCATAAAGCGAATTGATCTTTCATTTGAACATTGA
- a CDS encoding TenA family transcriptional regulator, whose amino-acid sequence MSNFFNQLQQATQPARETMLSAPIIAACHQGDINLAQYQAFLTQAYHHVKHTVPLLMACGARLGEEKEWLRTAIAEYIEEEIGHHEWILNDIRACGGSADDVRHNQNDGAVCAAIELMVAYLYHQIDRGNPLALFGMVWVLEGTSVGIGGQVAQQVKQTLNLQDDALTYLTSHSELDQEHIQFFARLMDQITDPDEQQVIIRSANMVFQLYGQMLQTLTQ is encoded by the coding sequence ATGAGTAATTTTTTTAATCAACTACAACAAGCAACTCAGCCTGCCCGTGAAACGATGTTATCTGCACCGATTATCGCTGCATGTCATCAGGGCGACATTAATCTGGCTCAGTATCAGGCATTTCTGACACAGGCATACCATCATGTGAAACATACTGTGCCATTGCTCATGGCATGTGGCGCTCGCCTTGGCGAAGAGAAAGAATGGCTGCGGACTGCGATTGCCGAATATATTGAAGAGGAAATCGGTCACCATGAGTGGATTTTAAATGATATTCGCGCTTGTGGCGGTTCTGCCGATGATGTGCGCCACAATCAGAATGACGGTGCGGTTTGTGCAGCGATTGAATTGATGGTCGCTTATTTATATCACCAGATTGACCGGGGTAATCCGTTGGCTTTATTTGGTATGGTTTGGGTCTTGGAAGGGACGAGTGTTGGTATCGGTGGGCAGGTTGCTCAACAGGTTAAGCAGACCCTCAATTTACAGGATGACGCATTGACTTATCTGACTTCTCATAGTGAACTTGATCAAGAGCATATTCAGTTTTTTGCCCGCCTGATGGATCAGATCACCGATCCGGATGAGCAGCAAGTGATCATCCGTTCTGCCAATATGGTATTTCAGCTGTACGGACAAATGTTACAGACGCTAACCCAATAA
- a CDS encoding tetratricopeptide repeat protein: MRASIRNRIMTACCLLIGSSSVWASGADPLVTIQKKWAECQYQSKDEDQQIYCLENLVKLSESSLQHAPDRNDLKIWLAISQSSLAGADGGLGGLSLAKQARALLEDVVKAAPETLDGSAYVTLGTLYYKVPGWPVGFGDDDKAEEMLKKALKYNPNGIDPNYFYGDFLAEDGRKAEAIEYLKRAEVAPPRATRPLADQGRMAEVHQRLKELGAQ; this comes from the coding sequence ATGAGAGCGAGTATAAGAAACCGGATAATGACAGCATGCTGCCTTTTGATTGGGTCATCATCCGTATGGGCAAGTGGTGCTGACCCACTGGTCACAATTCAGAAAAAGTGGGCCGAGTGTCAGTATCAATCGAAGGATGAGGATCAGCAAATTTATTGTCTGGAGAATCTGGTTAAATTGAGTGAAAGCTCGCTGCAACATGCTCCGGATCGGAATGATTTAAAAATCTGGCTGGCAATTAGTCAAAGTTCACTGGCGGGAGCAGACGGTGGATTGGGTGGGCTCTCTTTGGCAAAACAAGCCAGAGCCTTGCTGGAAGACGTGGTGAAGGCAGCACCAGAGACGTTAGACGGATCAGCATATGTCACATTAGGGACACTGTACTATAAAGTACCGGGATGGCCCGTTGGGTTTGGTGATGATGATAAGGCTGAAGAGATGCTCAAAAAAGCTTTGAAATATAATCCCAATGGGATTGACCCCAACTATTTTTATGGTGATTTTCTGGCGGAAGACGGACGCAAAGCTGAAGCGATTGAATATCTGAAACGTGCGGAGGTGGCGCCGCCAAGAGCAACGAGACCGCTCGCTGATCAGGGACGGATGGCCGAAGTTCATCAACGTTTGAAAGAATTAGGTGCGCAATGA
- a CDS encoding response regulator, with translation MRLLLVEDDVLLGQSMVTALNRQGYTVDWLERGAGVVTALKTEQFTAIILDLMLPDIGGFEVLKAVRRAGYSLPIMILTARDEIQDRVKGLDGGADDYLVKPFALEELLARLRVMIRRLSGATDSQVEVGDLVLSLDRQVVLYQGQALKLTNNEFKLLASLMNQAGRVMSKEQLQQSLHGWDEGSSDNAIEVHIHNLRKKVPGNVIKNIRGVGYIIEK, from the coding sequence ATGAGACTATTGCTCGTCGAAGATGATGTGTTATTAGGACAGTCGATGGTGACGGCATTGAACCGTCAGGGTTACACAGTTGACTGGCTTGAACGAGGTGCCGGTGTTGTGACTGCTCTGAAAACAGAGCAGTTTACTGCGATTATTCTTGATCTCATGCTGCCTGATATTGGTGGATTTGAGGTTCTGAAAGCGGTGCGGCGTGCGGGATATTCGCTACCGATTATGATTTTAACCGCACGTGACGAAATTCAAGATCGCGTGAAGGGACTAGATGGCGGAGCCGATGACTATCTGGTGAAGCCATTTGCGTTAGAAGAATTACTGGCGCGGTTACGCGTGATGATTCGGCGACTCTCCGGTGCGACCGATAGTCAGGTGGAAGTCGGAGATTTAGTGCTGTCTCTGGACAGACAGGTTGTGTTGTACCAAGGACAGGCACTGAAGCTGACCAACAATGAATTTAAGCTGCTGGCATCGCTGATGAATCAGGCCGGACGGGTGATGAGTAAAGAGCAACTTCAGCAATCGTTACACGGTTGGGATGAAGGCAGCAGTGATAATGCAATTGAAGTGCATATCCATAATCTGCGCAAGAAAGTTCCGGGAAATGTGATAAAAAACATTCGTGGTGTAGGGTATATCATTGAAAAATAG
- a CDS encoding sensor histidine kinase, protein MKNSKKMYSIKKRITLSMIALSSVFILISLFFSYSSSHHEILEVYDARLGQTAKLFLLSLPDSGTLQVSSENVRQLDSWMQNIRNAHSEDATAYGHPYEQKLLIQLYRDGKVVWGSHLRNHVIVHDPTYSGFGYVDIAGKQWRYFQLPLQRHNAQHSEYIIVAEQQAVRNEMITELAFSTLVPQLVLIPCLALVLYFLIDRHFAPITELQQAISRRSVSKLDSVTVGLDTTELSSLVTTLNRLLAELDSAWKREKRFTGMAAHELKTPLAVLRLNAENALNSEREEELHTDLHNILRGIERSDRLIQQLLTLARVENIHSMERAEINLKRLVQYVMGELAPLALRNKQEMSLSGDDCLIPGDESLLGILLSNLIDNAIRYAGEGQQIMVTLKDLPDRVQVYVADTGNDLTAEAREKLFESFYRSNRERGDGAGLGLAITRDIVKLHHGTVELLPRENNTNTFFVSFMKNQHER, encoded by the coding sequence TTGAAAAATAGTAAGAAAATGTATTCTATCAAAAAACGTATTACGTTATCGATGATTGCGCTTTCCTCGGTGTTTATTCTTATTTCCTTGTTTTTCAGCTACAGCTCCTCACATCATGAAATTTTGGAAGTCTATGATGCGCGCCTGGGACAGACAGCCAAACTCTTTTTATTAAGTCTGCCGGATTCCGGCACGCTACAGGTGAGTTCTGAAAATGTCAGACAGTTAGATAGCTGGATGCAAAATATCCGAAATGCGCATAGTGAGGACGCAACCGCTTATGGGCATCCCTATGAACAGAAATTGCTGATTCAGTTGTATCGGGATGGCAAAGTCGTCTGGGGCTCGCACCTGCGCAATCATGTGATCGTGCATGATCCGACTTATTCCGGGTTTGGCTATGTTGATATCGCCGGCAAGCAATGGCGGTATTTTCAACTCCCCTTACAACGCCACAATGCTCAGCATTCTGAATATATTATTGTTGCGGAGCAGCAAGCGGTCCGTAATGAGATGATTACCGAACTGGCATTTTCCACACTGGTACCACAATTGGTACTGATCCCGTGTTTAGCGTTGGTATTGTATTTTTTGATTGATCGCCATTTCGCACCGATAACCGAATTACAACAGGCCATTTCCCGACGGAGTGTGAGTAAGCTTGACTCCGTGACCGTCGGGCTCGATACGACTGAGTTGTCATCGTTAGTGACAACCTTAAACCGATTACTTGCTGAACTGGATAGTGCGTGGAAACGAGAAAAACGTTTTACCGGTATGGCCGCTCACGAGTTAAAAACACCGCTGGCTGTATTGCGACTGAATGCTGAAAATGCCTTAAACAGTGAGCGTGAAGAGGAGTTACATACCGACTTACACAATATTTTGCGAGGTATTGAACGTTCAGACCGTCTGATTCAACAGTTGCTCACTTTAGCCCGAGTTGAAAATATTCACAGTATGGAACGGGCCGAGATCAATTTGAAACGCTTAGTTCAATATGTCATGGGAGAACTGGCACCGTTGGCGTTGCGCAATAAACAGGAGATGTCGCTGAGCGGCGATGACTGTTTGATCCCCGGAGATGAATCATTACTGGGAATTTTACTGAGTAATCTGATTGATAATGCAATTCGCTATGCTGGCGAGGGGCAACAGATCATGGTGACGCTGAAAGATTTGCCGGATAGGGTGCAGGTTTATGTCGCTGATACCGGTAACGATCTTACCGCGGAAGCGCGTGAAAAATTGTTTGAAAGTTTTTATCGTTCAAATCGGGAAAGAGGCGATGGCGCAGGATTGGGGCTCGCGATTACAAGAGATATCGTCAAGCTGCACCATGGAACGGTTGAACTGCTGCCCCGAGAGAATAACACCAATACTTTTTTTGTGTCATTCATGAAAAATCAGCATGAGCGCTAA
- a CDS encoding SDR family oxidoreductase has translation MDLKRKRVLLTGASGGIGQAMAIELASAGAHLVLVGRHHEKLEAVRATLPEPEKHVVFPADLTCEADLERLNHTGNQLNQSGEGIDIVINNAGVNEFNLLANRTIASVQQELNVNLLAPMLVSKMALNWLNRPGIILNIGSAFGGIGYPGYTVYCGAKAGMYRFSEALDRELDGSGIRVLYVAPRATDTDLNSSLVKQMNQELGNRSDSPQVVAKQVIESLKHETTSRWIGWPEKLFVRVNQIFPAVVAQSIRRQQARIHHFIRLIHSEKQ, from the coding sequence ATGGATTTGAAGCGTAAACGTGTGTTGTTGACGGGCGCCTCAGGCGGTATTGGTCAGGCGATGGCGATTGAGCTGGCATCTGCGGGTGCACATCTGGTTTTAGTCGGACGACACCATGAGAAGTTAGAAGCGGTCAGAGCGACTCTGCCTGAGCCGGAAAAACATGTGGTTTTTCCGGCCGATCTGACCTGCGAAGCCGATCTGGAACGACTCAATCATACTGGCAATCAGCTTAATCAGTCTGGTGAGGGAATCGACATCGTGATCAATAACGCAGGTGTGAATGAATTTAATCTGCTTGCCAATCGCACCATTGCGTCCGTACAGCAGGAGCTGAATGTGAATCTGTTAGCACCGATGTTAGTGAGTAAAATGGCGCTTAATTGGTTGAATCGCCCGGGGATTATTTTGAATATTGGTTCGGCATTCGGGGGGATCGGTTATCCGGGTTATACCGTTTACTGTGGTGCTAAAGCGGGGATGTACCGTTTTAGTGAAGCGCTGGATCGCGAATTGGATGGTTCTGGGATTCGGGTACTGTATGTCGCGCCCCGGGCAACGGATACTGATTTAAATTCATCACTGGTCAAACAGATGAATCAGGAGCTCGGGAACCGCAGTGATTCACCACAGGTCGTTGCAAAACAGGTCATCGAGTCCTTAAAACATGAAACAACCTCGCGTTGGATCGGTTGGCCGGAGAAATTGTTTGTCCGGGTGAACCAGATTTTCCCTGCCGTTGTCGCTCAGTCGATCCGCCGCCAGCAAGCGAGAATCCATCATTTCATCCGTCTTATTCATTCAGAAAAACAATGA